agggtaTGGAAGTCACTGAAAAACAGATTAGAAACTTGTGTTCTTTGTTACTGTGCTTTATGGAAACATGATTATACTCTGAATCTATTTCTAGAGATGGTGGCTAGTCGTAATACTGGCTTTGTTTAGGCAAACTTGACTGAGGATTACACTAATATATTTTACTAGTCAAATGACGTTTTAAAGAGCTTTTTTGGCTAGTTTTGCACTTGGAAATCTGAAAGGATCCTTTGGACGGATTTATGGGGATCAGTAGCATTTAGAAAATGGTATTAATTCAGTCTAGTAGCAGAGAATTAGTTGCTCAGATATGTTTACTGTGGTCAAAAAAGAGGTGATTCAAACCTGTTAAGAGTTATCTTTGAAAAGATGTACATAGCTTGGTAAGAAACATTGCACCTAAATCTCTTTGCGTGCCATGCAAAGTAATACCATGAATGGTAGAAAGTGAAATAATCCAACTTAATTTGTGACTGTATGTCTGCAATTGGTTTTCTTTAAGGCTTTTCTCTGGAATTCAGTATGTCAGGtgctttctctttctaaattactttattttttaaataactgttaAAGATCCCGTTGTTTTGACATCTGGAAGGGAATCCAAAGACTTGATGCAGAACAGAATTTTAGTAAAGTAGAAGGATAGCTGTTGCAGTCTGATCTACTGCAGAAATGCACTACAGCTTTTCTGCTATATGGGAAGATGCTCTAGCTAACCCAGAAGCTAAAACTAGAGCATGACTGCAGTgcttataatatttttaaatttaatttcaacTGAGGTTGCGATTCTACAAATTCTCCACCAGAGCAATCTATCATCTTCATGCTGGGCACTGTTCTTGTGACCTTGCACCTGTTGTGGCTGTAGTAACATTGGTGTGACTGTCTAGCTATGATGAGCAGCAACCTACACACATAAAAtggctgtggggaaaaaaaaaaaataacctgagAAAACTTTTGCTGAAAATTGGTGGGTTTAGCTTTGTATGGGACTTGAATTGTACAAAAAATATTGTATGGTTTGAAAGATATAACTGCCTGTTGGATATGATTCCAAATGAACAGTGTCTGACTTCGCATTGTGTTTGGTAATAAACTGCACAGGTTCTTTTAAGGGTGACAAGTCTGACGAATGGCATGATTTCTATGCAGTAAAAGTGTATGATGTATTTATGaagtatttaaattttttttttttttttacaggtcTAACAACAAGCCTAAGTATAACTTCAGTTGACCAGTCAATGTTTGAAAAAGCACAAGGAGAGAAAGTTACATTGCCGTGTACTTTCGTACTCTCAGAAGAAGATGAAGGCCCACTAGATATTGAGTGGGTATTGATACCAGCAGATAATCAAAAGAAGGAACAAATAGTAAGTAGAGACTTCTTTTGGGCAGCATTAATTCAGTTGTGTGAGTAGGTTAATGTATGAACTTTTTTAAACTTCCACATTTTCAGGTTGGGATGCTTGTGATCTTAAATTACTCTAAAGTACAAGTTACATGAAATGTAGTGGAAGTTTTGGAATAGCAGGTTAAGTATAGCATTGTCAAGAAATTTTGTGCTGTaaacttgtcttcaaaagaaGAACTCTCAAATTAAGTATGCTGCagttccagaaaacaaacttcTATGTTTTTACACcttttaaaaatgatttttaattgtacccttttaatttgatttaggaggatttaattttaaatatattaactCTCTTAGTTTATAACTCTTCTTTTGGAAGCCTCATAAGATGACTCCTTCTAGTCGTCTAGTCATCTGTCTCCTTCAGGTAGGCATGatttacagaaagaaatcagcGCAATTTTTAACAGCTTGCAGTTAGAAGTCAGTGCTGACATACTGCTACTTGGGCAGGTGTTTATTTGGAGCATTCATCGTAGTAGTGTGTGTGATGGTATTCTGAATGAGATATTTGTCTGTCGTGCTTCTTGGATTTTTTTGAAACAGTAGAAATGAACTGTCAGGAATCCAAAGACACcaaattattttgaatgtttACATGCCAAATGgatttctgaataattttttttttttaatagataatTATGTATGCTGTAGACAGGATCTATAATAATTATTATGCTGCTATGACTGGGCGGATGCAGTTTACTAATCCTGATCCCAAATCTGGTGATGGCTCATTGGATATCTTGAATTTGAAGTCCACAGACACTGGCACATACCAGTGCAAAGTGAAGAAGGCTCCTGGAGTTCAAAGCCAAAAAATACAGTTGTCTGTACTTGGTAAGTTAgtgcttttctttaattttcagtgacattttttaTGTATTCATTACATCCTATCTTTGATGTCTAAAATGAAAGCTTATGTTGGACAAAGGTACACTGAATCTATGATGATGCATCCTTATCCATTACTGAGGCTTTGGGAGGGGTGGACATCATTCTGTTGGGCGATGAAGGGAATAATATTCAGAATAATgaacatgtaaaaaaaatctatgtctGGATTTTGTATATCATAGGAAATCTTCATATGCATAGAAATGGCTTGTTGCACAAGCTTTGTCTTTAGGAAAATGGACTGACCTACTAGAACACAGCTAGTAAGCTTTTTGATTGTGACTGTCATTAATTCAGTGATACTTTGTTTATTAGTAAAGCCAGCAAGAACTAAATGTTCCATCGAAGGATCACAGGAGATTGGAAAAGATGTCGTCTTGAAATGCGTATCACAAGAAGGTTCCCCACTTTTGTCTTACAACTGGAGGAGAGTATCTGGAGTATCTGGCATACAGGAACTTCCTGCCACTTCCACGCTGAGTACTGTCAAACTTCGTTTATTACTCTCCAATATTTAAGAAAGATTACATTCATATTTTTTGCTTGACTTGTGAGCATTTCATGCTTGGTATTAGTATAGAGTAGTCAAGTGTCACTTCTGCCCTCTCACAGGGTAATAAAACTAGCTTTGAAatgagctgggtttttttttttttttttgtcgtttCATACTGGGGAATGTCTTACTCTTCAAGACATTTGAGATTCTTTCCATTAGGCTGCAGAATCATCTTGCTTGCTGATGCTGGCTGCTTTTGTGCTCAAATAGCAGGGAAGAGTCAGAACAGAGTTGAGACTTACTGTTAGAGCTATCTTCAGGGAACTGGAGATAAAAGCTTGAATTTTATTAGAGATTGAACTGAGGTCTTTGCTTCCTGATCAAGTGACAGAACTTGTTTAAAAAGGGGTGTGTGTCTTTAGAAGAAAAGTTGTCAAGAGTAACAAAAGAGAAGGCTTACACTCTTCTTACAAGAGCATACGGGAAAGAGTTATATATTCTGAATTTTGACTGATGGATTCCAAATTATTATAGTCATAGTACTGGATTTTT
This Lathamus discolor isolate bLatDis1 chromosome 4, bLatDis1.hap1, whole genome shotgun sequence DNA region includes the following protein-coding sequences:
- the CXADR gene encoding coxsackievirus and adenovirus receptor isoform X2; translation: MERPPLAVVSLVLLCCAGLTTSLSITSVDQSMFEKAQGEKVTLPCTFVLSEEDEGPLDIEWVLIPADNQKKEQIIIMYAVDRIYNNYYAAMTGRMQFTNPDPKSGDGSLDILNLKSTDTGTYQCKVKKAPGVQSQKIQLSVLVKPARTKCSIEGSQEIGKDVVLKCVSQEGSPLLSYNWRRVSGVSGIQELPATSTLNKNTGELLLKNASQDYSGTYSCFASNRVGTDECSIELNVTPPINTAGVIVGAIIGTLLGLFILAFLVFCYCKKQREKKYEKEVHHEIREDVPPPKSRSSTARSYIGSNRSSLGSMSPSNMEGYTKTPYSQVPSEDFERPPGQNPSFAPSKYDIAHKIGDITVV